In a single window of the Drosophila albomicans strain 15112-1751.03 chromosome 3, ASM965048v2, whole genome shotgun sequence genome:
- the LOC117568590 gene encoding fibrinogen-like protein 1 isoform X2: MGRTKINVILLIILKLFLVDTTTGEETCENDREMDKLCGGHTYKSVKPLLDYFKQVRNELDQSEIKEKHISEINADLMIKYHEIVGIHEKLMKEAFQLDEYKNKIIRKENNLQLCQSKVDKLESEINSQQTTINQLTLHLSDKSNKLEICENQLKKLNSSVIEKDEKISGYSATIQNITEYQKTISLKLEERLTMLFKKDKDIEICHAEIIKLNRTSHNNIPSNCLPFGEHPGVHEIEVSGVGSFDVLCDSQLAGPGWIVIQQRIGGEENFTRDWATYRKGFGSLDSDFFLGLEKMYRLTSQQQYELYIHLLAEDGNIFYARYDDFKISDEDHGYALSLGKFKGNVWDAMRIHENMKFTTFDRDNDLFYDNCAVWNNSGWWYNDCFACNLNGLYDEGLYCSESANYLKETKMLIRPKEDKNK, from the exons ATGGgtagaacaaaaataaacgtaattttattaataatccTCAAACTATTCTTAGTGGACACAACAACAGGAGAAGAG ACATGCGAGAACGACCGAGAAATGGACAAACTGTGCGGGGGTCATACCTATAAAAGTGTGAAGCCTTTGCTAGACTACTTTAAGCAAGTTCGTAATGAGTTAGACCaaagtgaaattaaagaaaagcaTATAAGTGAAATAAATGCTGATCTTATGATCAAGTATCATGAAATTGTAGGAATTCATGAAAAGCTCATGAAGGAGGCATTTCAATTAgatgagtataaaaacaaaataataagaaaagaaaacaatttgcaattgtgtcaaaGTAAAGTTGATAAATTAGAATCTGAGATTAAttcacaacaaacaactatAAACCAATTAACACTACATTTATCAGATAAATCTAACAAATTGGAAATATGTGagaatcaattaaaaaaactgaATTCTAGTGTTATTGAAAAAGATGAGAAAATTTCTGGATACTCTGCAACAATTCAAAACATCACAGAATATCAGAAAACAATTAGTTTGAAATTAGAAGAAAGGCTAACCATGTTATTTAAGAAAGATAAAGACATTGAAATATGCCATgcagaaattattaaattaaataggaCATCACATAATAATATTCCTTCAAATTGTCTCCCTTTCGGAGAACATCCTGGTGTGCATGAAATTGAAGTTTCTGGTGTTGGTTCCTTCGATGTTCTAtgcgatagtcagttagctggGCCTGGTTGGATAGTAATACAGCAGCGAATTGGTGGAGAAGAGAACTTTACCAGGGATTGGGCCACATATCGCAAAGGTTTCGGTTCATTGGATAGTGACTTTTTCCTAGGATTAGAAAAGATGTATCGACTAACGAGTCAGCAGCAATACGAACTCTACATACATTTGCTTGCCGAAGATGGCAACATCTTCTACGCTCGATATGATGATTTCAAAATATCCGATGAGGACCATGGATACGCACTAAGCTTGGGTAAATTCAAGGGAAATGTTTGGGATGCGATGAGAATCCAcgaaaacatgaaattcacaacattCGATCGGGATAATGATCTTTTTTATGATAATTGTGCAGTTTGGAATAATAGTGGCTGGTGGTATAACGATTGTTTTGCAtg